One segment of Macrotis lagotis isolate mMagLag1 chromosome 1, bilby.v1.9.chrom.fasta, whole genome shotgun sequence DNA contains the following:
- the OSGIN1 gene encoding oxidative stress-induced growth inhibitor 1 produces MCFVCKEPLPVIIIGNGPSGICLSYLLSGYTPYVKTDAVHPYPILQKKLTEKPHVSILDQDLDYLSEGLEGRSESPVALLFDTLLRPDTDFGGNTESVLTWKYQAERNIPHLVLGRNLPGGAWHSIEGSMVTLSQGEWMGLPDLQFKDWIQRKRRGLWDSRATAGDIAHYYQDYVVKKGLCHNFFCGSVVTAVDIGSPESGETRNQQDGSPLFMVSGFMTAKDGSQQSFSLRARNVVLATGTSDSPARLGIAGEDLPYVHYELSALEEAMKAGIVSPNSDPVLIIGAGLSAADAILYARHYNLPVIHAFRRPVDDPGLIFNQLPKKMYPEYQQVHQMMQEKSILSSPTYRGYLSLPKHQPLLFQEDQQAVFQDQNGEHKLFRVSLVLVLIGSYPDLSFLAHGGTDLTVDPDQPLSPKRNPIEVDPFTYQSTRQRGLYAIGPLVGDNFVRFVQGGALAVASSLQKKYRKPP; encoded by the exons ATGTGTTTTGTGTGTAAGGAACCGCTCCCAGTCATCATCATCG GCAATGGTCCTTCAGGAATCTGTCTGTCCTACCTACTCTCTGGCTATACTCCTTATGTGAAAACTGATGCTGTTCATCCATACCCCATCCTGCAAAAGAAGCTGACAGAGAAACCACATGTCTCTATTCTGGACCAG GACCTGGACTATCTGTCAGAAGGCTTGGAGGGCAGAAGTGAAAGCCCTGTAGCCTTGCTTTTTGATACTCTCCTGCGCCCAGACACAGATTTTGGAGGAAATACCGAGTCTGTCCTCACCTGGAAATACCAAGCAGAGCGAAATATCCCCCATTTGGTCCTGGGTCGCAACCTCCCTGGTGGTGCCTGGCAT TCCATTGAAGGTTCCATGGTGACCTTAAGCCAGGGCGAGTGGATGGGGCTCCCTGACCTGCAGTTTAAAGACTGGATACAGAGGAAGCGCAG AGGCTTGTGGGATAGCCGGGCCACAGCTGGGGATATTGCCCATTATTACCAGGACTATGTGGTAAAGAAGGGACTCTGCCACAACTTCTTCTGTGGCTCTGTGGTCACAGCGGTAGACATTGGAAGCCCAGAGTCAGGGGAAACCAGGAACCAGCAGGACGGGAGCCCCCTGTTCATGGTGAGTGGCTTTATGACCGCCAAGGATGGGAGCCAGCAGTCCTTCAGTCTCCGGGCCCGCAATGTGGTCCTGGCCACGGGAACATCAGATAGCCCAGCCCGACTGGGCATTGCTGGAGAGGATCTTCCATATGTTCACTATGAGCTCTCTGCCTTAGAAGAGGCCATGAAGGCTGGCATTGTGAGCCCTAACTCTGATCCGGTCCTCATCATCGGGGCCGGTCTCTCAGCAGCTGATGCCATCCTCTATGCTCGCCACTACAACTTGCCAGTGATCCATGCTTTCCGCCGGCCTGTGGATGATCCTGGTCTCATTTTCAACCAGCTCCCCAAGAAGATGTACCCAGAATACCAACAAGTCCACCAGATGATGCAGGAGAAATCTATCCTCTCTTCCCCCACCTACAGAGGCTACTTGAGCCTACCTAAACATCAGCCCCTGCTCTTCCAGGAGGATCAGCAGGCTGTGTTTCAGGACCAAAATGGTGAACACAAACTGTTCAGGGTCTCCCTTGTGCTGGTCCTCATTGGCTCCTACCCTGACCTCTCCTTCCTGGCCCATGGAGGCACTGACCTAACTGTGGACCCAGATCAACCACTCAGCCCCAAGAGGAACCCCATTGAGGTGGACCCCTTCACCTATCAGAGCACCCGGCAGAGAGGTCTCTATGCCATTGGGCCCCTGGTGGGAGACAATTTTGTGAGGTTTGTGCAGGGTGGGGCCTTGGCTGTGGCCAGTTCCCTGCAGAAAAAATATAGGAAGCCTCCCTAG